ATCTTAAGGGATTCGTGGGCGATTTCCTTTGCGCTTAAATTCGAATGGCGTTTTAAAGCTCTGGCGGCAGAAAGCGCGTAGTTGCCGCCAGAACCAATGGCGGCAATGTCGTCATCCGGCTCAATCACCTCGCCGCTGCCAGAAAGCACCAGCGTTTCTTTTTTATCCATAACAATTAAAAGGGCTTCCAGCTTACGCAGCGCCTTATCCTGGCGCCAGTCCTTAGCCAGTTCAACTGCAGCGCGCTGCAGGTTCCCGTTGTACTGTTCAATTTTGTGTTCAAAGCGTTCACACAGTGTAAAAGCATCAGCGACTGATCCCGCAAAACCAACCAATACCTGATCATTGTAAATTTTTCTGACTTTTTTGGCTGTTGCCTTCATAATGGTCGTTTCCCCCATTGTTACCTGACCATCACCGGCAATGGCAACCTCGCCATTGTGTCTTACACCAACGATTGTTGTTGCATGAAACATTTTTTATTCCTCATTTCATTATATATTTAATCTAATAGGCCATTTTAGCAATGAATACTTAAATCTATATGTAAACAGACGACCGCCCGAAACGGACGGTCATCCCTGTGTGTTAAAAAACCTGAAAGACGAAGCCTTTTACCTAAGGAAGAAAAAAGCGTCCTGCGGACACTGCCCTCACATCCACATATTTCTTGCTAAAGCCGACGCTTGATCTCACCTGTGTCCGGCTGTTCCGGTCGTTCTGCACGATTCCTGGTCGTTTACCACAGCGCCTGAACCTTTTTTCTTATCTGGATAAAAGGCGCACTCTCAAGCTGGTTTACTTCTTTGACAGCCTTAGACGACCGCCCGAAACGGACGGTCATCAGTCTTATGCATATTTTCTATTGCTGATCGGACGATTTTTCAAAACCGCATTTGGCGCAGTAAATCTTCTTTCGTTTGCCCAACCCCTTTTGGAACATCGTCTGCCCGCATTCCGGACATTTTTCAGCCACCGGCATATCCCAGCTCATATATTCGCAGTTCGGGTAATTAGAGCAGGAATAAAAGGTACGTCCCTTTTTAGAGGTACGCTTGACAAGGTCTCCGCCGCATTCCGGACAGATACCGCCGGTCTTTTCAAAATAAGGCTTGGTATTTTTACATTCCGGGAAACCAGGACAAGCCAAAAATTTGCCGTATTTACCTTTTTTTATGACCATTCTGCGTCCGCAGAGCTCACAGATCTCATCGGATTCAGGATCTGCGATGGTAACCTCCGCCGCAGCCTCCTGAGCATGATCCAATTCTTTCTTAAAGCCACCGTAAAAGCTTTCCAGAAGCTTTACCCAGTCCGTTTCGCCATCTGCTACCTTATCCAGCTTCTCTTCCATCTCTGCGGTAAAGGTCAGATTGACAATATCCTCAAAATATTCTTTCATAAGGTGTGTAACGGTAATCCCCAGCTCTGTGGGCACAAAGTGCTTCTCCACTACCTCGACATAATCCCGGTTTTTGATGGTGGCGATGGTCGGCGCGTAGGTACTTGGCCGTCCAATCCCCTTTTCTTCGAGGATTTTTACCAGTGAGGCTTCTGTATAGCGTGCTGGCGGCTTGGTAAATTTCTGTTCTTTATTGATTTTAACAAGGTTTAGTTCCTCATTGTCCTCAAACTCAGGCAGACGGTTTGCTTCTTCTTTCTCTGCTGAGCTGGCTGTGCGGTATACTGCTGTGAAGCCTTTGAATTTCATGATCTCGCCCTTTGTTTTAAAGAGCAAATTTGCGCAGGCTACATCCACATCTGTTACATAATACTCAGCGTCTGCCATCTGGCTGGCGACCATGCGGTCCCAGATAAGCTTGTACAGCTTATACTGGTCCTTTTCGAGGGAATCACGCACTTCCTCCGGCAGATTAAAAACCGATGAAGGACGGATCCCTTCATGGGCATCCTGGACATTTTTCTTTTTTACTATCTTTTT
The DNA window shown above is from Eubacterium limosum and carries:
- the hslV gene encoding ATP-dependent protease subunit HslV, encoding MFHATTIVGVRHNGEVAIAGDGQVTMGETTIMKATAKKVRKIYNDQVLVGFAGSVADAFTLCERFEHKIEQYNGNLQRAAVELAKDWRQDKALRKLEALLIVMDKKETLVLSGSGEVIEPDDDIAAIGSGGNYALSAARALKRHSNLSAKEIAHESLKIASEICVYTNDNIRVEELE
- the topA gene encoding type I DNA topoisomerase; the protein is MAKNLVIVESPAKAKTIKKYLPKGYEVQATMGHVIDLPKSRIGIDIEDHFKPDYIKIRGKGELLKKIKKEANKADNILLATDPDREGEAISWHVANFLGIDLDTKCRIEFHEITKRAVNAAIENKRAVDMDLVDSQQARRILDRLVGYSLSPFLWKKVKKGLSGGRVQSVVTRIIVDREEEIAAFVPEEYWGLDLELKKDGDKNIFLSRFYSEDGKKKTIKDAEEAARLEQVVLHNPISVAGVKKRVRKQKPPLPFTTSTLQQEAYKVLGFTTQRTMRIAQQLYEGVEVAGKGLVGLISYIRTDSTRLADEAIAEAKDFIESNYGPDYQQSSAKKIVKKKNVQDAHEGIRPSSVFNLPEEVRDSLEKDQYKLYKLIWDRMVASQMADAEYYVTDVDVACANLLFKTKGEIMKFKGFTAVYRTASSAEKEEANRLPEFEDNEELNLVKINKEQKFTKPPARYTEASLVKILEEKGIGRPSTYAPTIATIKNRDYVEVVEKHFVPTELGITVTHLMKEYFEDIVNLTFTAEMEEKLDKVADGETDWVKLLESFYGGFKKELDHAQEAAAEVTIADPESDEICELCGRRMVIKKGKYGKFLACPGFPECKNTKPYFEKTGGICPECGGDLVKRTSKKGRTFYSCSNYPNCEYMSWDMPVAEKCPECGQTMFQKGLGKRKKIYCAKCGFEKSSDQQ